A genomic region of Christiangramia sp. OXR-203 contains the following coding sequences:
- a CDS encoding gliding motility-associated C-terminal domain-containing protein, with amino-acid sequence MQNFTLRFKGKVFYLFALSLIFGTLSSYGQVCATVTDEDSNTAGNQQSFCYLETVDDIQRSGTNTAIFETADTENDTDPINDDELLTNGVTYFVGSTTEDCERVAVSVTVNAAPTPENTIFPGRDDFSLSPCISSNFTAGDLEDEFIADTDYQLEVYEEEFGTTPLPDSQELTPGQSYFVGQVSSVAGNCPSTRAAVGYSPTEAPTPSAEATQTLCEGATVADLVASGTEPNTQTIRWYRSMNSNSPLADDVELINGEDYFATQIVNDRNDPFPPCETRMSERARVVVELANFEAGPDVSESICQDDLQTRLETQSPTAVFLSLVAGRDLPSNVSFSPSIQSIVTAYSGNPFQTFTTLATFTTEEGCIDTVEIELTVFETFEAGENSLDNTLCRSDLGDNITTAQVEAYLIGLLSDDADQNGEFSPLPSAIADDLNNTSDEVTFNITYTVGDGTSCEDSANLEVTVFEGADFELVELAPLCNDDIPALVNAIPEDIEDLFLENFGGNVPSGQFEAGAIQAVIDQYNQNNIDTFTATFIANIDNGCSESIELSRTVIEGENANAGSFDNIQNVCSNEESIDLTLLNNNDSNATAGGTFSGEGVSNNSFDPSTVAPGNVTITYTVDDSLDCVSGTMETTFTIEVIQGRNAGQDISGTLCLSELEDIVLPNIQNPENIIPALFGRFDFNGETGGRIESNLGNDFDQIGASLFAFYTNPNRDSSITIEGQYTVGNDTDNCGSDVSNFVITIIDGDLVDAGSDNTDNTLCNADIPGLVNNIPTDVENLYFDLLEAGVPQNGTFNPSIEELIADYNSDNFQTFSTTYTIGTEGCGDSVELAITVVDPGQAIAEANDDIINVCSSETSFNLNAALSENSTLGGTFFLNEEEFEGNIFDASTVEDGVYSFTYTVSSEDADCIEGSATANFTIDVTSDFDFGNDITTILCDSEVPDDLDPSTIDQFYMSLVAELPSGGTFETSAEDILTQYNNNPIDTFTRIYTVSSGECQGSVTVSVTIQEEGPANAGDIADQTVCSDSGMINLADFLTADSSVGGTFSGEGVENNMFGASMEAGDYLITYSVTDTAPCVIEGTESSTTFSITIVEPGIAIAEAANDSINICTSENSYNLNDALSQDSTLGGTFVLNGEEFDGNIFDATMVENGEYVFTYNVSSDDADCIEGSASADFTINVTSETFDAGEDVNATVCSVGLDSNPTIVEVRNYFLNILSEGVPTDGTFNPSIENIRQAYLENQIGTFATTYTVGNGGCEDSAELVIIVVDEIAAEIGTIENPTPICRNAEDVDLFSYLPEDANLNGTFEGYEDGTFSPTMMGEGDFEITYTLTEDSPCTTGEASATFTITVQDAAFAGMDMDIAVCQNDGVQNLFDFLSVDADTDGEFTLEDGTVVTDGMMNPSAFDAATYTVTYTVAAINDCGDDTAEFTITVQEVGDAPVVGDATFCAILDPTGADLTAGSEDLTFYTDADLTMMVAEDAPLTEGTYYVTQRGEAGCESVATTFNVIITDPGTPTIEDANQTFCQFDDPTIADLNDAIDQTSNVTWYASADSTDPLSTGTALQDGVTYFASLYDPASDCDSSQRLAVNVSLECDFFIPEGISPNGDQLNDDFEIRYIEDFYPNYTIEIYNRWGDSVYKGNANTPNWDGTSNQGSFGDGLLPVGVYFYYLDFKDGSTEPRRGKVYLSR; translated from the coding sequence ATGCAAAATTTTACTTTAAGGTTTAAGGGGAAAGTTTTTTACCTCTTTGCTTTATCCTTAATTTTTGGTACTCTGTCCTCCTATGGACAAGTCTGCGCTACCGTAACGGACGAAGACAGCAATACTGCCGGAAACCAACAATCATTCTGTTACCTAGAAACCGTAGATGACATCCAAAGAAGTGGAACAAACACAGCTATTTTCGAAACAGCGGACACTGAAAATGACACAGATCCTATTAACGATGACGAACTGTTAACAAATGGAGTCACCTATTTTGTTGGAAGCACGACAGAAGATTGCGAGAGAGTTGCAGTAAGTGTTACTGTAAATGCTGCTCCAACTCCTGAAAATACCATTTTTCCCGGTAGAGATGATTTTTCCTTATCACCTTGTATCTCTTCTAATTTTACAGCAGGAGATCTTGAGGATGAATTCATAGCAGATACAGACTATCAGCTGGAAGTATATGAAGAGGAATTTGGAACTACGCCATTACCAGACTCACAAGAATTAACTCCCGGACAGAGTTACTTTGTAGGACAAGTAAGTTCTGTTGCTGGAAATTGTCCTTCGACTAGAGCTGCAGTAGGGTACAGTCCTACGGAAGCTCCAACTCCTAGCGCCGAAGCTACTCAAACACTTTGTGAAGGTGCTACGGTTGCAGACCTAGTTGCATCTGGAACTGAACCTAATACTCAAACTATTAGGTGGTACAGAAGTATGAATTCTAACTCACCTTTAGCTGATGATGTAGAATTGATTAATGGTGAAGACTATTTCGCTACTCAAATTGTAAATGATAGAAATGACCCATTCCCTCCATGCGAAACACGAATGAGTGAGAGAGCGAGAGTGGTGGTAGAACTTGCGAATTTTGAAGCTGGACCAGATGTTTCGGAATCAATATGCCAGGATGATTTACAAACTCGCTTAGAGACCCAGTCTCCTACTGCAGTCTTTTTGAGCTTAGTTGCTGGTAGAGATTTACCTTCAAATGTAAGCTTTAGTCCATCTATACAAAGTATTGTGACTGCCTATAGCGGCAATCCTTTCCAAACTTTTACCACACTAGCAACTTTTACTACTGAAGAAGGTTGCATAGATACAGTAGAAATTGAATTGACTGTTTTTGAAACCTTTGAGGCTGGTGAGAATAGTCTTGACAATACATTATGTAGATCTGATCTTGGAGATAATATTACTACAGCTCAAGTTGAAGCTTACCTAATAGGACTTCTTAGTGATGACGCTGATCAAAATGGTGAGTTTTCTCCTTTACCTTCAGCTATTGCCGATGATTTAAATAATACTTCTGATGAAGTTACCTTCAATATAACTTACACCGTAGGTGACGGAACAAGCTGTGAGGATTCAGCAAATCTGGAAGTAACTGTTTTTGAAGGAGCAGATTTTGAATTAGTTGAGCTTGCACCTTTATGCAATGATGATATTCCTGCATTGGTTAATGCAATCCCAGAAGATATTGAAGATTTATTTTTAGAGAATTTTGGTGGTAATGTTCCTTCAGGACAATTCGAGGCGGGAGCTATTCAAGCCGTGATCGATCAATATAATCAAAATAACATCGATACATTTACTGCTACCTTTATCGCCAATATTGACAATGGTTGCTCAGAATCTATTGAGCTAAGCCGAACAGTTATTGAAGGTGAGAATGCTAACGCAGGTAGTTTTGATAATATTCAGAATGTTTGCTCAAATGAAGAATCAATTGATCTTACTTTACTGAACAACAATGATTCTAATGCAACTGCTGGCGGAACTTTCTCGGGCGAGGGAGTATCAAACAATTCTTTTGATCCTTCAACAGTAGCACCAGGAAACGTTACAATAACCTATACTGTTGATGATTCGTTAGATTGTGTTTCTGGTACAATGGAAACCACTTTTACTATAGAAGTTATTCAAGGCCGCAATGCAGGTCAAGATATTTCTGGAACACTTTGTCTAAGTGAATTAGAAGATATCGTACTACCTAACATTCAGAATCCTGAAAATATAATTCCAGCTCTATTTGGAAGATTTGATTTCAATGGTGAAACTGGTGGAAGGATAGAAAGCAATCTTGGAAATGATTTTGATCAGATTGGCGCATCGTTATTTGCATTTTATACGAATCCAAATCGCGATTCTAGTATTACAATAGAAGGTCAATATACCGTTGGAAATGACACCGACAATTGCGGGTCCGATGTATCTAATTTTGTAATTACTATTATTGATGGTGATCTTGTAGATGCTGGATCAGATAATACTGATAACACTCTATGTAATGCAGACATCCCAGGTTTGGTAAACAATATACCAACTGACGTTGAAAATCTGTATTTTGACTTACTTGAAGCAGGTGTTCCTCAAAATGGAACTTTCAATCCTTCTATAGAAGAATTGATTGCTGACTATAACTCAGATAATTTCCAAACTTTCAGTACGACTTATACTATTGGGACTGAAGGATGCGGTGATTCAGTTGAGTTGGCCATCACGGTTGTTGATCCAGGTCAAGCCATTGCTGAAGCAAATGATGATATAATTAATGTTTGTTCTAGCGAAACTTCTTTTAATCTAAACGCAGCGTTATCGGAAAATAGCACTTTAGGTGGAACATTCTTTTTGAATGAGGAAGAATTTGAAGGAAACATTTTCGATGCTTCTACTGTAGAAGATGGTGTGTATTCGTTTACTTATACCGTAAGTTCGGAAGATGCAGACTGCATCGAAGGAAGCGCTACAGCTAACTTTACCATAGATGTAACTTCTGACTTCGATTTTGGAAATGATATTACTACTATATTATGCGATTCAGAAGTACCTGATGATTTAGATCCAAGTACAATTGATCAATTCTACATGAGTCTAGTTGCTGAATTGCCTTCAGGAGGTACTTTTGAAACCTCTGCAGAAGATATTCTGACCCAATACAACAACAATCCAATTGACACCTTCACTAGAATATATACTGTTTCTAGTGGTGAATGTCAGGGATCTGTAACTGTTTCTGTAACTATTCAGGAAGAAGGTCCTGCAAATGCAGGTGACATCGCTGATCAAACAGTATGTTCAGATTCAGGTATGATTAACCTGGCAGATTTCCTTACTGCTGATTCTTCAGTAGGTGGAACATTCTCCGGAGAAGGAGTAGAAAACAATATGTTCGGCGCTTCAATGGAGGCCGGTGATTATTTAATAACTTACTCTGTAACAGATACAGCACCTTGCGTAATTGAAGGAACTGAAAGCTCAACAACTTTTAGTATCACGATTGTTGAACCAGGTATAGCTATTGCAGAAGCTGCAAATGACTCTATCAATATTTGTACAAGCGAAAATTCTTATAACCTAAACGACGCATTATCTCAGGATAGTACTCTGGGTGGTACATTTGTACTGAACGGAGAAGAATTTGATGGAAACATTTTCGATGCTACAATGGTAGAAAATGGTGAATATGTATTCACTTACAATGTTAGTTCTGATGATGCAGATTGTATTGAAGGAAGCGCTTCTGCTGACTTTACAATCAATGTGACTTCTGAAACTTTTGATGCAGGTGAAGATGTGAATGCAACGGTATGTTCAGTTGGATTGGATTCAAATCCAACTATCGTGGAAGTCCGTAATTACTTCTTAAATATTCTTTCTGAAGGAGTTCCAACAGATGGTACTTTCAATCCAAGTATTGAAAATATTCGCCAGGCTTATTTAGAAAATCAAATAGGAACTTTTGCTACTACTTATACCGTTGGCAATGGAGGCTGTGAAGACTCAGCTGAACTTGTAATTATCGTAGTTGACGAAATTGCTGCTGAAATTGGAACGATCGAGAACCCTACTCCAATCTGCAGAAATGCTGAAGATGTAGATTTATTCTCTTATTTACCTGAAGATGCAAACCTAAACGGAACGTTTGAAGGATATGAAGACGGAACATTTAGTCCTACTATGATGGGTGAAGGTGATTTCGAAATTACATATACTCTAACTGAAGATTCTCCATGTACAACTGGCGAAGCATCTGCAACCTTTACAATTACTGTACAGGATGCTGCTTTTGCAGGAATGGATATGGACATCGCAGTTTGTCAAAACGATGGTGTACAGAATCTGTTTGATTTCTTATCAGTTGATGCTGATACAGATGGTGAATTCACTCTTGAAGATGGTACTGTTGTTACAGATGGAATGATGAATCCTTCAGCTTTTGATGCAGCAACTTACACTGTAACTTATACTGTAGCTGCAATCAATGATTGTGGAGATGATACTGCTGAGTTTACAATTACTGTTCAGGAAGTAGGAGACGCTCCAGTAGTTGGTGATGCAACTTTCTGTGCGATCCTTGATCCAACAGGTGCAGATCTAACTGCAGGTAGTGAAGACCTAACTTTCTATACTGATGCTGATCTTACAATGATGGTTGCTGAAGATGCTCCTTTAACTGAAGGAACTTACTATGTAACTCAGCGTGGAGAAGCAGGTTGTGAATCTGTGGCTACTACGTTCAACGTTATCATTACAGATCCTGGAACTCCTACGATCGAAGATGCAAATCAAACTTTCTGCCAGTTCGACGATCCAACGATCGCAGACCTGAATGATGCAATAGACCAGACTTCAAATGTAACCTGGTATGCAAGTGCAGATAGCACTGATCCACTAAGTACTGGAACTGCACTTCAGGATGGAGTAACATATTTCGCTTCGCTATATGACCCGGCATCAGACTGTGATAGCTCACAAAGACTTGCTGTGAACGTTAGCCTGGAATGTGATTTCTTCATACCAGAAGGTATTTCACCAAACGGTGATCAATTAAACGACGATTTCGAGATTAGATATATCGAAGATTTCTATCCTAACTATACTATTGAGATCTACAACAGATGGGGTGACTCAGTTTACAAGGGGAATGCAAATACTCCAAACTGGGATGGTACCAGCAATCAAGGTTCATTCGGTGACGGTTTGTTACCAGTAGGAGTTTACTTCTATTACCTGGACTTCAAAGATGGTAGCACTGAGCCAAGAAGAGGAAAAGTATACTTAAGTAGATAA
- a CDS encoding OmpA family protein: MKNIYSTLLILFVSITAFGQKSDIRDGNKFFANAAYIDAADAYENVNEKSQEILQNLGDSYFYTNQMQNAAEVYEMLFLRHSGAVAPEYQFRYAHALMAQGNYVKADELMNELTGNDWNHEEFKNTLDTIVPHKFKYDQIMNNASSSDFGIGFYGDRVAFASTRNQERPIYPWNKMPALDLYSAQMNDDGEMKDIVLFSDVINTDEHESSATFSQDGNTIYFDRTNEDRVKNENDVRVAHISIYRAEMVDGEWTNVEKLPFSSEEYSVEHPSLSADGTKLYFTSDMPGGSGSFDIYMVDINEDGTFGTPQNLGAGVNTAHREQFPFISENDVLYFTSDGHQGFGNLDIYRTEGDFSEVENLGSSINSGNDDFAYVVKESDETGYFASNRRGTDNLYQFTREENEIVEAPTEVDPTSGQDLIPIDGSKIYFDFDKATIKKESEVVLDSVVTYMNDYPNIKVKVESHADARGSDSYNMALSKRRAASTVDYLVKKGIDRSRLTSEGYGETRPVNDCTQPTGCTNAEYAKNRRSAFVVSNRNSESQSMTEGDSEDSMDENMIEDNEN, from the coding sequence ATGAAAAATATATATAGTACACTTTTAATTTTATTCGTGAGCATTACAGCTTTCGGTCAAAAGTCTGACATTAGGGACGGAAACAAGTTTTTCGCCAATGCAGCTTATATCGATGCAGCTGATGCTTATGAAAACGTAAATGAGAAATCTCAGGAGATTCTTCAAAATCTTGGAGACTCTTACTTCTATACAAACCAGATGCAGAATGCAGCTGAAGTATATGAGATGTTATTTTTAAGACATTCCGGTGCAGTTGCGCCGGAGTATCAATTCCGTTATGCTCACGCATTGATGGCTCAGGGAAATTATGTGAAAGCCGATGAGCTAATGAACGAGTTAACTGGAAATGACTGGAATCATGAAGAATTCAAGAATACTCTTGACACTATAGTTCCTCATAAATTTAAGTACGATCAGATCATGAACAATGCTTCATCTTCCGACTTCGGAATTGGATTTTATGGTGACCGAGTGGCTTTTGCATCTACAAGAAACCAGGAGCGTCCTATCTATCCATGGAATAAAATGCCTGCATTAGATCTTTACAGTGCTCAAATGAATGATGATGGTGAAATGAAAGACATAGTTCTTTTCTCAGATGTTATCAATACAGATGAGCATGAGAGTTCAGCAACATTTAGCCAGGATGGAAACACTATCTATTTTGACAGAACGAATGAAGATCGTGTGAAAAATGAGAATGATGTTCGTGTAGCTCACATTAGTATTTACCGTGCTGAAATGGTCGATGGTGAGTGGACCAACGTTGAAAAACTTCCTTTTAGTAGTGAAGAATATTCCGTAGAACACCCAAGCCTGAGTGCGGATGGAACGAAGTTATACTTTACCAGCGACATGCCTGGTGGAAGTGGATCTTTCGACATCTATATGGTAGACATCAATGAAGATGGAACCTTCGGAACTCCTCAAAATCTCGGAGCGGGAGTAAATACTGCTCACAGAGAGCAATTCCCATTCATTAGCGAAAATGATGTATTATACTTCACTTCAGATGGACATCAGGGATTTGGAAACCTTGATATCTACAGAACTGAAGGTGACTTCAGTGAAGTAGAAAACCTTGGATCTTCTATAAACAGTGGTAACGATGACTTCGCATATGTTGTGAAAGAAAGTGATGAAACTGGATATTTTGCTTCAAATAGAAGAGGAACAGATAATTTATATCAATTCACACGTGAAGAGAATGAGATCGTCGAAGCTCCTACTGAAGTTGACCCAACCAGCGGTCAGGATCTTATCCCGATCGATGGTAGCAAAATCTATTTCGATTTTGACAAAGCAACGATCAAGAAAGAGTCTGAAGTTGTTCTGGATTCAGTAGTGACTTACATGAATGATTATCCGAATATCAAAGTGAAAGTTGAGTCTCATGCAGATGCTAGAGGTTCTGATAGCTATAACATGGCGTTATCTAAGAGAAGAGCAGCTTCTACAGTCGACTACCTTGTGAAGAAGGGAATTGACAGAAGCAGACTAACTTCTGAAGGTTATGGTGAAACACGGCCAGTAAATGACTGTACTCAACCAACCGGATGTACTAATGCAGAATATGCTAAGAACAGAAGAAGCGCATTTGTAGTCTCGAACAGAAATTCTGAAAGTCAGTCAATGACAGAAGGTGATTCTGAAGATTCTATGGATGAGAATATGATTGAAGACAACGAGAACTAG
- a CDS encoding type IX secretion system membrane protein PorP/SprF produces the protein MKKIITKYLLFAGIILFSIKGMAQQDPLFTQYMYNMSVVNPAYATDDPGMLNLGAIYRMQWTDVDGAPRTLNFFAHTPVSERVELGLTVVHDEIGDVEKTNNITADFAYVIPTGDNTKLSFGAKAGLTTFDANLAGLDVNDPGDAAFQNISEVFPVFGVGAFWFGDKHYLGVSAPNLLTADHLDDSQLLRDKGSEEIHYYLTGGYVFDITENFKLKPSTMVRGVEGSPLSVDVNANALLYDRFEAGVGYRFDKSVTGLVNFQVTPGLRIGYAYDYPTYDLSDDGSHEIMLLFDLDLFGLKKGYDKSPRFF, from the coding sequence ATGAAAAAAATAATCACAAAATATTTATTATTCGCAGGCATTATCCTTTTCTCTATAAAGGGTATGGCCCAGCAAGATCCACTCTTCACTCAATACATGTACAACATGAGTGTAGTGAATCCTGCATATGCGACAGACGATCCAGGCATGTTAAACCTGGGTGCGATTTACAGAATGCAATGGACAGATGTTGATGGTGCACCTCGCACCCTCAACTTCTTTGCCCACACTCCGGTGAGTGAGCGTGTTGAACTTGGATTAACTGTAGTTCATGACGAAATTGGTGATGTTGAGAAAACAAATAACATTACTGCAGATTTCGCATACGTGATCCCAACTGGTGATAACACAAAGTTATCTTTCGGTGCAAAGGCAGGTCTAACGACATTCGACGCAAACCTTGCTGGCTTAGATGTAAATGATCCAGGTGATGCAGCATTCCAAAATATCAGCGAAGTATTTCCTGTATTTGGAGTTGGAGCTTTCTGGTTTGGTGACAAGCATTACTTAGGTGTTTCTGCGCCTAACTTGTTGACAGCAGATCATCTTGATGACAGCCAGTTGCTAAGAGATAAAGGTTCAGAAGAGATCCATTACTACCTTACCGGTGGTTATGTGTTTGACATTACTGAAAACTTTAAACTAAAGCCTTCTACTATGGTTAGAGGGGTTGAAGGATCTCCACTATCTGTTGACGTGAATGCGAACGCATTGCTTTATGACAGATTTGAAGCAGGTGTTGGTTATAGATTCGATAAGTCTGTTACAGGCTTGGTAAACTTTCAGGTTACTCCGGGATTGCGAATTGGGTATGCATACGATTATCCAACTTATGACCTGAGCGATGATGGTTCTCACGAGATCATGCTATTGTTTGATCTGGACCTATTCGGACTTAAGAAAGGATATGACAAATCACCAAGATTCTTCTAA